The DNA window GCAACGCCTGCCAGCGCGGCGATTTCTTTGCGGTTGAGTTTGCCAAGCTCGGGTAAGTCGCTAAGTAAGGTGTATGCCAATACCTTGCCTACCCCGGGAACGCTGGTCAGTATGTCGGCTTTTTCACGCCAGCCTTTGAATTGCATGACCAGGGTATCCAACTGCTTGGTGAGTGTGTCTATCTGCTTTTCAAGGCTTTTGAGCATGGCTTTGATAGAAGCGTGTAGTGGCTTTGGCAGGATTTGCAGGCGATTTTTCTCCATGGTGGACATCTCCAGTAATTGGGTGCGTCTGACGAGTAAGTCTTTGACCAACCTGGATTGTTCATCTGGAATGGGCTTAATTTCTGGCTTGAGCGTGGCGCCAAACTGCGCCAGGACGCCGGCATCCAGCTTATCGGTTTTGGCGAGGACTCCTATCGCCTGAGCAAAGCGTCTGACCTGAATTGGATTGACCACCACGACCGGCAATCCGGCTTTATCACAGGCAAACACAAAGGCGTGTTCATAGCGGCCTGTGGCTTCAGTGACAATGCGACTGATGCGGTGGGATTGCAGTAATACAATAACCTTTTGGATCTCTGCTGCTTCATTGGCAACGGTGAAATGCAGATTCAACGGGTAAAGCATGATGTCGAGTTTGGACTTGCTGACGTCCAC is part of the Shewanella cyperi genome and encodes:
- a CDS encoding IS110 family RNA-guided transposase, producing MNNTEIQSEITVGVDVSKSKLDIMLYPLNLHFTVANEAAEIQKVIVLLQSHRISRIVTEATGRYEHAFVFACDKAGLPVVVVNPIQVRRFAQAIGVLAKTDKLDAGVLAQFGATLKPEIKPIPDEQSRLVKDLLVRRTQLLEMSTMEKNRLQILPKPLHASIKAMLKSLEKQIDTLTKQLDTLVMQFKGWREKADILTSVPGVGKVLAYTLLSDLPELGKLNRKEIAALAGVAPMSRESGSYTGKRRIRGGRARVRTVMFMAMMSAIQCNPVFKCYYEHLKAQGKLPKVALIACMRKLLVTLNTMMKNGTRWGEKSPELA